Proteins from a genomic interval of Pseudomonas silesiensis:
- a CDS encoding short-chain fatty acid transporter: MAADIEDSRSARFALRCSSFAERWFPDSWVFAALAVIIVAVATLAMGAKPTDAAMAFGDGFWSLIPFTMQMAFVVIGGYVVASSPPAVKLIDRLARLPKNGRSAVAWVALISMVASLLNWGLSLVFGGLLVRALARRTDLKMDYRAAGAAAYLGLGAVWALGLSSSAAQLQANPGSLPPSILSITGVIPFTQTIFLWQSGVMLLALIVISLIIAYATAPGPNSARDAQACGVDPSFNLPPLQPRTRPGEWLEHSPLLTILLVLLAAGWLFHEFSTKPAISAISGLNTYNFLFIMLGALLHWRPRSFLDAVTRAVPTTTGVLIQFPLYGSIAALMTTVKGTDAQTLAHHISTFFVSIASHDTYALLMGVYSAILGFFIPSGGGKWIIEAPYVMQVANDLNYHLGWAVQIYNAAEALPNLINPFYMLPLLGVLGLKARDLIGFSFVQLLVHTPLVLVLLWALGTTLTYTPPVMP; encoded by the coding sequence GTGGCCGCTGATATCGAAGATAGCCGCTCCGCCCGCTTTGCCCTGCGCTGCTCAAGCTTTGCCGAGCGCTGGTTCCCCGATTCCTGGGTGTTTGCCGCGCTGGCGGTGATCATCGTCGCCGTGGCCACTCTGGCCATGGGCGCCAAACCCACCGATGCCGCCATGGCCTTTGGTGACGGTTTCTGGAGCCTGATCCCGTTTACCATGCAGATGGCCTTCGTGGTGATCGGCGGTTACGTGGTCGCCAGCTCGCCACCGGCGGTGAAACTGATCGACCGCCTGGCACGCCTCCCGAAAAACGGTCGCTCTGCCGTGGCCTGGGTCGCACTGATCTCCATGGTCGCCTCGTTGTTGAACTGGGGGCTGTCGCTGGTGTTTGGCGGTTTGCTGGTGCGCGCCCTCGCCCGCCGGACCGATCTGAAAATGGATTACCGCGCCGCCGGTGCCGCCGCCTATCTGGGTCTGGGCGCGGTGTGGGCCCTGGGCCTGTCGTCCTCCGCAGCGCAATTGCAGGCCAACCCGGGCAGCCTGCCGCCGTCGATTCTGTCGATCACCGGGGTGATTCCGTTCACCCAAACCATCTTTCTCTGGCAGTCCGGCGTGATGTTACTGGCGCTGATCGTGATCTCGCTGATCATTGCCTATGCCACCGCACCGGGCCCCAATTCCGCCCGTGATGCCCAGGCCTGCGGCGTCGACCCGAGTTTCAACCTGCCGCCGCTGCAACCGCGCACCCGCCCCGGCGAATGGCTGGAACACAGCCCGTTGCTGACGATTCTGCTCGTGCTGCTGGCGGCCGGATGGCTGTTCCACGAGTTCTCGACCAAACCGGCGATCAGTGCGATTTCCGGGCTGAACACCTATAACTTCCTGTTCATCATGCTCGGTGCCCTGCTGCACTGGCGCCCGCGTAGCTTCCTCGATGCAGTAACCCGCGCGGTGCCGACCACCACCGGTGTCCTGATCCAGTTCCCGTTGTACGGTTCGATCGCCGCGTTGATGACCACCGTCAAAGGGACGGACGCCCAGACCCTGGCCCACCACATCTCGACCTTTTTCGTCAGCATCGCGTCCCACGACACCTACGCGCTGTTGATGGGGGTGTACTCGGCGATCCTCGGTTTCTTCATCCCGTCCGGCGGCGGCAAGTGGATCATCGAAGCGCCCTACGTGATGCAAGTGGCCAACGACCTGAACTACCACCTGGGCTGGGCCGTGCAGATCTACAATGCCGCGGAAGCCCTGCCCAACCTGATCAACCCGTTCTACATGCTGCCACTGCTGGGCGTGCTGGGGTTGAAGGCTCGGGACTTGATCGGATTCTCGTTCGTGCAGCTGCTGGTGCACACGCCGCTGGTGCTGGTGCTGCTGTGGGCGCTGGGGACGACGCTGACGTATACGCCACCAGTGATGCCTTGA
- the can gene encoding carbonate dehydratase translates to MNELQDLIDNNERWAEAIKQEDPDFFSKLARQQTPEYLWIGCSDARVPANEIVGMLPGDLFVHRNVANVVLHTDLNCLSVIQYAVDVLKVKHILVTGHYGCGGVRASMQDRQLGLIDGWLRSIRDLYYEKREELAELPTEEERVDRLCELNVIQQVANVGHTSIVQNAWHRGQKLSIHGCIYGIKDGRWKSLNTTISGFEQLPPQYRLRPVEAL, encoded by the coding sequence ATGAACGAATTACAAGATCTGATTGATAACAACGAACGCTGGGCCGAAGCGATCAAACAGGAAGATCCGGACTTCTTCTCCAAGCTGGCTCGCCAACAGACGCCGGAATACCTGTGGATCGGCTGCTCCGATGCCCGTGTGCCGGCGAACGAGATTGTTGGCATGCTGCCCGGCGACTTGTTCGTCCACCGTAACGTGGCCAACGTGGTGCTGCACACTGACCTCAATTGCCTGTCGGTGATCCAGTACGCGGTCGACGTGCTCAAGGTCAAACACATCCTCGTCACCGGCCACTATGGCTGTGGCGGTGTGCGCGCCTCGATGCAGGATCGCCAGTTGGGCCTGATCGACGGCTGGCTGCGCTCGATTCGCGATCTGTACTATGAAAAACGCGAAGAGCTCGCCGAATTGCCGACCGAAGAAGAGCGGGTCGACCGCCTTTGCGAACTCAACGTGATCCAGCAAGTGGCGAACGTCGGGCATACCAGCATTGTGCAAAACGCCTGGCACCGCGGGCAGAAACTGTCGATCCACGGCTGCATCTATGGCATCAAGGACGGTCGATGGAAAAGCCTGAACACGACCATCAGCGGTTTCGAGCAGTTGCCGCCGCAGTACCGTCTGCGTCCGGTCGAGGCATTGTAA
- a CDS encoding MFS transporter, which yields MTANTDSRPAPFTRSDYKTLGLAALGGALEIYDFIIFVFFALTLSQLFFPPEMPEWLRLLQSFGIFATGYLARPLGGILMAHFADRLGRKKVFSLSILMMALPCLLIGIMPTYAQIGYFAPLLLLALRILQGAAVGGEVPSAWVFVAEHAPVGHRGYALGFLQAGLTFGYLIGALTATFLAQAFTPAEILDYAWRYPFLLGGVFGVIGVWLRRWLSETPVFMAMQAQRDAAVELPLRTVLREHRLAMLPAMLLTCVLTSAVVVFVVITPTMMQKSFGMTASHTFALSALGIVFLNVGCVLAGLLVDRIGAWRTVMLYSLLLPLGIGVLYTCLIAGGSWIGLAYAVAGLCCGVVGAVPSVMVSLFPARIRVSGISFTYNIAYAAWASVTPLLLIGLMPWSPWICVIFSAVMGAVGVSCAAYFGARMPRAGSCPAASVV from the coding sequence ATGACTGCCAATACCGATTCGCGCCCGGCGCCGTTCACCCGCTCCGACTACAAGACCCTGGGCCTTGCCGCCTTGGGTGGCGCGCTGGAAATCTACGACTTCATCATTTTTGTGTTTTTTGCGCTGACCCTCAGCCAGCTGTTCTTTCCGCCGGAAATGCCCGAATGGCTGCGCTTGCTGCAAAGCTTCGGGATTTTCGCCACCGGTTATCTGGCGCGGCCCCTGGGCGGGATCTTGATGGCGCATTTCGCCGACCGGCTTGGACGCAAGAAAGTCTTCAGCCTGAGCATCCTGATGATGGCGCTGCCCTGCCTGCTGATCGGGATCATGCCGACCTACGCGCAGATCGGTTATTTCGCACCCTTGTTGCTGCTGGCCCTGCGCATCCTGCAGGGGGCTGCAGTCGGCGGGGAAGTGCCGAGCGCCTGGGTGTTCGTCGCCGAGCACGCACCCGTGGGGCATCGAGGTTACGCCCTGGGCTTCCTGCAGGCCGGCCTGACGTTTGGTTACCTGATCGGTGCCCTGACCGCGACCTTTCTCGCCCAGGCATTCACCCCGGCGGAAATCCTTGATTACGCCTGGCGTTATCCGTTCCTGCTGGGCGGTGTGTTTGGGGTGATTGGCGTCTGGCTGCGTCGCTGGCTCAGCGAGACCCCCGTGTTCATGGCCATGCAGGCCCAGCGCGATGCCGCGGTCGAACTGCCGCTGCGCACGGTGTTGCGTGAACATCGCCTGGCCATGCTGCCGGCGATGCTCCTCACCTGCGTGCTGACCTCGGCGGTGGTGGTGTTCGTGGTCATCACCCCGACCATGATGCAGAAGTCCTTCGGCATGACGGCCAGCCATACCTTCGCCCTGAGTGCGCTGGGCATCGTTTTCCTTAACGTCGGCTGTGTGCTCGCCGGGCTGCTCGTTGACCGCATCGGCGCCTGGCGCACCGTGATGCTCTATAGCCTGCTGCTGCCGTTGGGCATCGGCGTGCTCTACACCTGCCTGATTGCCGGGGGCAGCTGGATCGGCCTGGCCTATGCGGTGGCCGGCCTCTGTTGCGGGGTGGTGGGTGCGGTGCCGTCGGTGATGGTCAGCCTGTTTCCGGCGCGGATCCGTGTTTCGGGCATCTCCTTCACTTACAACATTGCCTACGCCGCCTGGGCGAGTGTCACTCCGCTGCTGTTGATCGGACTGATGCCATGGAGCCCGTGGATCTGTGTGATTTTCAGCGCGGTTATGGGGGCCGTCGGCGTGAGCTGCGCGGCGTATTTCGGCGCACGGATGCCGCGAGCCGGAAGTTGCCCGGCCGCGAGTGTTGTGTAA
- the ddlA gene encoding D-alanine--D-alanine ligase, with protein MSKLRVGIIFGGRSAEHEVSLQSAKNIVDALDRSRFEPVLIGIDKQGHWHLNDPSNFLLNQENPALIALNQSNRELAVVPGKASQQLVETSSQELLGHVDVIFPIVHGTLGEDGCLQGLLRMADLPFVGSDVLGSAVCMDKDISKRLLRDAGLAVTPFVTLTRATAARTGFAEVQGKLGLPLFVKPANQGSSVGVSKVSDEAEYLAAIELALDFDEKVLVESAVSGREIECAVLGNEDAIASGCGEIVVRSGFYSYDSKYIDDQAAEVVVPANISPEASERIRALAVEAFQVLGCSGLARVDVFLTDNGEVLINEINSLPGFTRISMYPKLWQATGMTYSELVSRLIELALEKHKARQALKISR; from the coding sequence ATGAGCAAGTTGCGGGTGGGGATTATTTTCGGAGGCCGTTCGGCCGAGCACGAGGTGTCGCTGCAGTCGGCGAAAAATATTGTCGATGCGCTGGATCGTTCGCGCTTTGAACCGGTGCTGATCGGTATCGACAAGCAAGGCCACTGGCACCTGAACGATCCGTCGAACTTCCTGCTCAACCAGGAAAATCCGGCGCTGATCGCCCTCAACCAGTCCAACCGCGAGCTCGCCGTCGTGCCCGGCAAGGCCAGCCAGCAATTGGTCGAAACCTCCAGCCAGGAACTGCTGGGCCATGTCGATGTGATCTTCCCGATCGTCCACGGCACCCTGGGTGAGGATGGCTGTCTGCAGGGATTGCTGCGCATGGCCGATCTGCCGTTCGTCGGCTCCGATGTGCTCGGTTCGGCGGTCTGCATGGACAAGGACATCAGCAAGCGCCTGCTGCGTGACGCCGGCCTGGCGGTCACACCGTTCGTGACCCTGACCCGCGCCACGGCGGCGCGCACCGGGTTCGCCGAGGTCCAGGGCAAGCTCGGCCTGCCACTGTTCGTCAAACCGGCTAACCAGGGCTCCTCCGTGGGCGTGAGCAAGGTGAGCGACGAAGCCGAGTACCTGGCGGCGATCGAACTGGCGCTGGATTTCGATGAGAAAGTCCTGGTCGAGTCTGCCGTCAGCGGTCGCGAGATCGAATGCGCGGTACTGGGCAACGAAGACGCCATCGCCAGCGGTTGCGGCGAGATCGTGGTGCGTAGCGGGTTCTATTCCTACGACAGTAAATACATCGACGATCAGGCGGCTGAGGTGGTGGTCCCGGCCAACATCAGCCCTGAGGCCAGCGAGCGCATCCGGGCGCTGGCCGTCGAGGCGTTTCAGGTGTTGGGCTGTTCCGGGTTGGCGCGGGTCGATGTGTTCCTGACAGACAACGGTGAAGTGCTGATCAACGAGATCAACTCGCTCCCCGGCTTCACCCGCATCAGCATGTACCCCAAGCTGTGGCAGGCCACCGGGATGACCTACAGCGAGCTGGTCAGTCGCCTGATCGAGCTGGCGCTGGAGAAGCACAAGGCGCGACAGGCGCTGAAGATCTCGCGTTAG